The following nucleotide sequence is from Achromobacter spanius.
CCGGGCAGGGGGATACACGTACCGGTATCGGTCAGGCCGTTGTCTCCCACGGCCAGCACCTGCAGGGTTGCGTCCAGAAAATTGCCGACATACAGGTAGCTGCTGTCGGGGCTGAAGGCGATGCCTTCGGGTAAGGCTCCCACCTCGATGGCGCCCGCGCGCGTCACGCGCAAGCCGTTAATGCGCAGCAGCACGATCTGGCCACGCGGGTGGTGAAACCATTCAGATGACGGGTTGTTCGAGCCCTGCACGATGGCGACTGCGGCATGGCGGCCATCGGGGCTGATGGCGATGCCCTCGGGGCCGTCTTCCACCATCAAGCGGTCGATGACGCGCGGCGGCGCGCTTTGAAGATCCACCACGCTGATGGAATCCGCATGGCCGTCGGAGGCCGTCGGGCTGCCCATGTCCACGACCAAGGCCAGCGCGCCGTCGGGCGACACCACCAGGTTGAAGGGCACGAGGCCCGTGGTCAGGTCTTCGGCGGGGTCATGCGTGACGCGCGGCACGGGCCCGGTGTCGTCGATGTGCAGCACGGCCAGCCGGTGCGTGTCGGTCTTGACGGCGAAGGCGCGGCGGCCATCGGCCGAGAACGACACGGCGACAACGGGCGTGCCCAGGTCGACTTCAGCGACAACGTTGACGTGGGCATCGTTGATGCTCAGCACCGATACCGACTTCCCCGCCTTGTTCGCCACCAGCGCCATCGTGCCGGCGCGGTTGATCGACAAGCCGGACGGTTGCAGGCCCACTTGCAGGGTTTGCACGATGGCCGGCGGCGTGGCGGCCAGGTCCACCACGTAAAGATCGCGGCCCGGCGTGGGCTGCCAGCCCTGGCCATCGGCGCGCGCGGGCCATGCCATGGAATCGGCGATCAGGGCCAGCCGCTGGTCGGGCGTCACGGCCAGATTGACGGGCGGGCCGAACAGCGAATTGGGCAGGGGCAGCGTTGCGACATGCACCGGCGCGGCCGGGTTGGCGGCGGCGTCGAAAATGCTGAGCGTGTCGCGGCCGGGCGCCAGGAAGCGAATCTGGCCGTCGTCCCAGGTGACTTTTTCGTCGTTGCCGACCAGCAGGTAATGCGGCGCGGCGCTCATGCGGCAAGCTCCTGCGCGTCGGGCACAGCCAGCGTCGCGCCGATCAATTGCCGGGTGTAGGGATGCTGGGGCGAAAAGTACACCTGATCGGCCGTGCCGCGTTCGACGATGCGGCCGCCTTGCAGCACCACGATGTCATCGGCAATGTGCTGCACCACCGCCAGGTTATGGCTGATGAACAGATAGCCCAGGCCACGGTCGCGCTGCAATTGCATCAGCAGGTTCAAGATTTGCGCCTGCACCGATACGTCCAGCGCGGACGTGGGTTCGTCGCAGATCAGCAGTTGCGGCTCCAGCATCAGGGCGCGCGCAATCGCCACGCGCTGGCGTTGGCCGCCGGACAGTTCGCGCGGATATCGCGCGGCAAAGGCGGGCACCAGACCCACGGCGTCCATCATGCGGCGCACCGATGCCGCCTGAGACGCCGCATTGCCGATGCCATGCACGCGCAGCGGCGCGGTCAGGATTTCATTGATGGTGCGGCGCGGGTTCAGCGACGAATACGGGTCCTGAAACACCATCTGGATGCGGCGGGCGCGGGCGCGCGCCGGCATCGCGGCCAGCGGCTGGCCGTCCAGCAGCGCCTGGCCCTGGGTGGGCGCCAACAGGCCCAGCATGAGCTTGGCGATGGTGGACTTGCCGCTGCCGGATGCCCCGACTAGGCCGATGGTCTGGCCGGCGGGTACGTGCAGGTCGATGTCATGCAGGATGCGCGGCGCGGGGCGGCGCGAGAACAGGCCGGCGCGGCCGTATTGGAAGGACAGCGCGTTCAGGCGGATGCTGGCGGGCGAGGGCGCGGGGTGCGCGGCCGCAACCGCCTTGGAATTCTTGCTGGGATGCATGTTGGCGTTCAGCTTGTCGTTCATGCCGAGACTCCCGCAGTCTTCGTCGCCATCAACGCGCCCGGTTTCACGCACAGGCAACGGTGGCTGCCTTGCATGCGCGACACCAGCGGCTGCGCGCAACGGGCCTCGGCCACCGGGCAGCGTTCACGAAAGGCGCAGCCCCGGATGGCCACGTCCAGCGACGGCACCGCGCCCGCGATGGTGGGCAGGTCAGTGCGCGGGGCGGTGCGGCCCGGCTGGGGTATGCAGTTCAGGAGCATGGCGGTGTAGGGGTGGCTGGGGCGGGTCAGCACCTCTTGCACGGTGCCGCCTTCCACGATGTCGCCGGCGTACATGACGATGACGTGGTCGGCAATGCGCGCGACCAGGCCCATATCGTGCGAGATGAACACCATGCCCAAGCCGAACTCGGCCTGGATGTCGCGCAAGAGGTCCAGCAGTTCGGCCTGCACGGTGACGTCCAGCGCGGTGGTGGGTTCGTCGGCAATCAGCAGTTCGGGGCCGCACATCAGCGCCATGGCGATCATCACGCGCTGGCGCAATCCGCCCGATAGTTCGAACGGATACTGGCGCATGCGTTCTTCGGGGTTGGTGATGCCGACGCGGCGCAGCAGGTATTCGGCGCGCTCGGCGGCTTCGCGACGGCTGACGCGCTTGTGACGGCGCATCACGTCGATCAGCTGCGTGCCTATCTGAAACACCGGGTTCAAGGACGTCATCGGGTCCTGGAAGATCATGGCGATGCGTGCGCCACGCAATTCCGCCAACTGGCGCGCGTTCAGCGTGGACAGGTCCTGCCCGGCGAACTCCAGCCGCGTCATGCGGCGGCGCGCGGCGGCGGGCAGCAGGTCCAGCAAGGCCAGCGCCGTCAACGACTTGCCGCAGCCGGATTCGCCCACGATGCACAGCGTCTTGCCGCGTTCCAGCGTGAAGTCCACCGCGCGCACCACGTGCTTGGTGTGCGTGGCGGTATGGATGTCGATGTGCAGGTTTTCAACCCGCAGCAGGGGATGGGAAGTGGCGGTCATGGCGTCAACCTTTCTTCATCTGGATGGCGCGCAGCGTTTCGCCCGCCCGGTTCACACACAGCACCAGCACGAACAGCACAATGCTGGGGATGACCACCAGCGAGGGCTGGAACAGCATGTTTTCCTTGCCCTCGGCAATCATCAGGCCCAGCGACGGCATCGGCGCCGGCACGCCCAGGCCCAGGAACGACAGCGAGGCTTCCAGCGTGATGGCCATGGCCGCATCCACGGTGCCGATGATGAGCAGGTTGCCCACCAGGTTCGGCAGGATGTCGCGCCAGATGATTTGCAGATGCGTGCAGCCTTGCAAGCGCGAGGCCGTGACGAATTCCGCGTTGCGCAGCCCGGCGGCCATGGTGCGCGCAACCAGCGCGTAGCGTTCCCACAGCAGCAGGCCCAGCACCAGCACCACCACGGTCAGCGACGCGCCCACCACCGACACCACGGCCAGCGCCACCAGAATGATGGGCAAGGCCAGGCGCGCGGTGATCAGGAAGGACACGGCGCG
It contains:
- a CDS encoding ABC transporter ATP-binding protein: MTATSHPLLRVENLHIDIHTATHTKHVVRAVDFTLERGKTLCIVGESGCGKSLTALALLDLLPAAARRRMTRLEFAGQDLSTLNARQLAELRGARIAMIFQDPMTSLNPVFQIGTQLIDVMRRHKRVSRREAAERAEYLLRRVGITNPEERMRQYPFELSGGLRQRVMIAMALMCGPELLIADEPTTALDVTVQAELLDLLRDIQAEFGLGMVFISHDMGLVARIADHVIVMYAGDIVEGGTVQEVLTRPSHPYTAMLLNCIPQPGRTAPRTDLPTIAGAVPSLDVAIRGCAFRERCPVAEARCAQPLVSRMQGSHRCLCVKPGALMATKTAGVSA
- a CDS encoding ATP-binding cassette domain-containing protein encodes the protein MNDKLNANMHPSKNSKAVAAAHPAPSPASIRLNALSFQYGRAGLFSRRPAPRILHDIDLHVPAGQTIGLVGASGSGKSTIAKLMLGLLAPTQGQALLDGQPLAAMPARARARRIQMVFQDPYSSLNPRRTINEILTAPLRVHGIGNAASQAASVRRMMDAVGLVPAFAARYPRELSGGQRQRVAIARALMLEPQLLICDEPTSALDVSVQAQILNLLMQLQRDRGLGYLFISHNLAVVQHIADDIVVLQGGRIVERGTADQVYFSPQHPYTRQLIGATLAVPDAQELAA
- a CDS encoding ABC transporter permease, with amino-acid sequence MNTAIPSPLPVAPRGDRLARAGQRVGLIVLALVVLAGLIGPWLIPHDPYTQDLLARLQEPVWAEGGDWNHILGTDQLGRDVLARALYGVRVSALIGLSVALMGGLIGTTLGVVAGYFGGTVDRAVSFLITARLALPIILVALAVVSVVGASLTVVVLVLGLLLWERYALVARTMAAGLRNAEFVTASRLQGCTHLQIIWRDILPNLVGNLLIIGTVDAAMAITLEASLSFLGLGVPAPMPSLGLMIAEGKENMLFQPSLVVIPSIVLFVLVLCVNRAGETLRAIQMKKG
- a CDS encoding YncE family protein yields the protein MSAAPHYLLVGNDEKVTWDDGQIRFLAPGRDTLSIFDAAANPAAPVHVATLPLPNSLFGPPVNLAVTPDQRLALIADSMAWPARADGQGWQPTPGRDLYVVDLAATPPAIVQTLQVGLQPSGLSINRAGTMALVANKAGKSVSVLSINDAHVNVVAEVDLGTPVVAVSFSADGRRAFAVKTDTHRLAVLHIDDTGPVPRVTHDPAEDLTTGLVPFNLVVSPDGALALVVDMGSPTASDGHADSISVVDLQSAPPRVIDRLMVEDGPEGIAISPDGRHAAVAIVQGSNNPSSEWFHHPRGQIVLLRINGLRVTRAGAIEVGALPEGIAFSPDSSYLYVGNFLDATLQVLAVGDNGLTDTGTCIPLPGHPASMRGQFY